A genomic window from Carboxydothermus pertinax includes:
- a CDS encoding 3-isopropylmalate dehydratase small subunit, with amino-acid sequence MILRGKCHKFGNDVNTDYIISGKYKFKTLDMNELAKHVMEDLDPDFYSKVTSGDFIVAGSNFGCGSSREQAPLAIKYAKIGAVIAKSFARIFYRNAINTGLPVIECDTDKINAGDELEVDLSKGTIKNLTTGEDIPIKPLPDVMIKILRDGGLIEHFKKYGTFNF; translated from the coding sequence ATGATTTTAAGGGGTAAATGCCATAAATTTGGCAATGATGTAAATACCGATTATATAATTTCCGGTAAATATAAGTTTAAAACTTTAGATATGAATGAGCTGGCTAAGCACGTCATGGAAGACTTAGATCCGGATTTTTACAGTAAAGTTACTTCCGGAGATTTTATCGTTGCCGGCAGTAACTTTGGTTGCGGTTCTTCCCGGGAACAAGCACCGCTGGCTATTAAATATGCTAAAATAGGTGCGGTAATCGCTAAATCCTTTGCCCGGATCTTTTACCGCAATGCCATTAATACCGGTCTTCCGGTTATTGAATGCGATACCGATAAAATAAATGCCGGTGATGAATTAGAAGTAGATCTCTCTAAAGGGACAATCAAAAACCTTACCACCGGTGAGGATATTCCGATAAAACCTCTTCCCGATGTAATGATAAAGATTTTAAGGGATGGTGGTTTAATTGAGCATTTCAAAAAATATGGTACCTTTAATTTTTAA
- a CDS encoding 3-isopropylmalate dehydratase large subunit — MGKTIIEKILSQKSGGDAYAGQIVVADVDYVMGQDGTAPLAIKSFREMGGTKVFDPEKVVFVIDHSAPSPNEGVSRLHKLMREFRDEYGIDFHDIGDGVCHQVVPESGKVGPGSLVVGADSHTCTYGALNAFATGVGSTDLAAAIISGKLWFKVPETIKFVLKGKLPKGVFAKDLILYLIGDVTADGATYMAAEYTGEAISNLSMDGRFTISNMAIEMGAKAGLMEADEKTFAFVKEHGGRDFTPVFADPDAVYAKVLEYDVSELEPMVAKPHTVDNTAKVTEVAGTPIHQAVLGTCTNGRLEDLRIAAKILEGRKIHPKTRLIVAPASRKIFLKAMEEGFIKIFVEAGAAVVTPGCGPCVGTHNGIPSDGENVISTANRNFKGRMGNSNAFIYLASPATVAASAIAGEIADPRPYF, encoded by the coding sequence TTGGGGAAGACAATCATTGAAAAAATTCTCTCCCAAAAGAGTGGTGGAGATGCGTATGCCGGCCAAATTGTCGTGGCCGATGTGGACTATGTTATGGGGCAGGATGGGACTGCGCCATTGGCGATAAAATCGTTTCGGGAAATGGGAGGAACAAAGGTTTTTGACCCGGAAAAAGTGGTTTTTGTCATAGACCACAGCGCCCCAAGCCCTAATGAAGGAGTATCACGCCTGCATAAGCTTATGCGGGAGTTTCGGGATGAATACGGGATTGATTTTCACGACATTGGTGACGGCGTTTGCCATCAAGTGGTACCCGAGAGTGGAAAAGTAGGACCGGGTTCACTGGTGGTTGGAGCCGATTCCCACACCTGTACTTATGGTGCTTTAAATGCTTTTGCCACCGGGGTTGGATCCACCGACCTGGCAGCGGCGATTATCTCGGGTAAGCTCTGGTTTAAAGTTCCTGAAACCATAAAGTTTGTGTTAAAGGGCAAGCTTCCAAAAGGGGTGTTTGCCAAGGACTTGATTTTGTACTTAATTGGGGATGTTACTGCGGATGGGGCAACCTACATGGCTGCGGAATATACCGGGGAAGCTATATCCAACCTGTCTATGGATGGAAGATTTACCATTTCCAACATGGCAATAGAAATGGGAGCAAAGGCCGGCTTAATGGAGGCTGATGAAAAAACCTTTGCTTTTGTTAAAGAACATGGCGGTAGGGATTTTACACCGGTCTTTGCCGATCCGGATGCGGTTTATGCTAAAGTTTTAGAATATGACGTATCGGAGTTGGAACCAATGGTGGCCAAACCGCATACCGTTGATAACACTGCCAAAGTTACCGAGGTGGCCGGTACTCCGATTCACCAGGCGGTACTGGGAACCTGTACAAACGGACGGCTTGAGGATTTACGGATTGCAGCCAAAATCTTAGAAGGACGGAAGATTCATCCTAAAACCCGTCTGATAGTAGCTCCAGCATCAAGGAAAATTTTCTTAAAAGCAATGGAAGAAGGATTTATAAAAATCTTTGTGGAGGCAGGGGCTGCCGTGGTAACTCCTGGCTGTGGTCCGTGCGTTGGCACTCATAACGGTATACCTTCCGACGGGGAAAATGTTATTTCAACTGCCAACCGGAATTTCAAAGGCCGGATGGGCAACAGCAATGCCTTTATTTATTTAGCCTCACCGGCCACGGTGGCCGCATCGGCTATTGCCGGAGAAATTGCCGATCCAAGACCTTACTTTTAA
- the nifV gene encoding homocitrate synthase has translation MKLNDKPIYIVDTTLRDGEQTAGVVFANKEKIRIAKFLDEMGVDQIEAGIPTMGGDEKEAITAICKLGLKASIMGWNRPVIKDIEESLRCGVDAVAISISTSDIHIEHKLRASREWVIENMVKACEFAKKEGLYVSVNAEDASRSDMEFLVQFGLAAKEAGADRLRYCDTVGILDPFTTFERVKELRERVGLEIEMHTHNDFGMATANALAGVKAGAKFVGVTVIGLGERAGNAALEEVVMALKHIYGIDLGFKTELFREAALYVSMASGRELPAWKAIVGSNMFAHESGIHADGALKNPKTYEAFHPEEVGLERQIVIGKHSGSAALKAKFAEYGIQLTDEQAVELLPHVRAHAVELKRSLFDKELVLIYEEHFGKRGM, from the coding sequence GTGAAATTAAATGATAAACCCATTTATATTGTCGATACGACGCTAAGAGACGGAGAACAAACGGCAGGAGTAGTTTTTGCTAACAAAGAAAAAATTAGAATTGCTAAGTTTCTAGATGAAATGGGAGTGGACCAAATTGAAGCGGGAATTCCGACCATGGGTGGGGATGAAAAAGAAGCAATAACCGCCATTTGTAAGCTTGGCTTAAAAGCCAGCATCATGGGCTGGAACCGTCCAGTGATCAAAGATATTGAAGAATCGTTGCGTTGTGGTGTAGATGCGGTAGCTATATCCATTTCTACTTCAGATATCCACATAGAACATAAACTTCGGGCCTCCCGGGAATGGGTTATTGAAAATATGGTTAAAGCCTGCGAGTTTGCCAAAAAAGAAGGGTTATATGTTTCAGTGAATGCTGAAGATGCCAGCCGCTCCGATATGGAGTTTTTGGTACAGTTTGGTTTAGCGGCCAAAGAGGCCGGTGCTGACCGGTTAAGATATTGCGATACTGTGGGTATTTTGGACCCTTTTACTACTTTTGAGCGGGTAAAAGAGCTAAGAGAGAGGGTAGGGCTTGAAATTGAAATGCATACCCATAACGATTTTGGCATGGCCACTGCTAATGCTTTAGCCGGGGTTAAAGCCGGAGCTAAGTTTGTAGGCGTTACGGTGATTGGCCTTGGAGAGCGGGCCGGTAACGCTGCTTTAGAAGAAGTGGTCATGGCCTTAAAACATATTTATGGGATTGACCTTGGCTTTAAGACCGAACTTTTCCGTGAAGCGGCCCTTTACGTTTCTATGGCTTCTGGTCGGGAACTTCCTGCCTGGAAAGCTATTGTGGGTTCAAACATGTTTGCCCATGAATCGGGAATTCATGCCGATGGGGCTTTGAAGAACCCCAAAACTTATGAGGCTTTCCATCCGGAGGAAGTGGGTTTAGAACGGCAAATTGTTATTGGCAAGCACTCCGGTTCTGCTGCTTTAAAGGCCAAATTTGCTGAGTATGGCATTCAGTTAACCGATGAGCAGGCAGTAGAGCTTCTGCCCCATGTTCGGGCGCATGCGGTGGAATTAAAGCGGTCGCTCTTTGATAAAGAATTAGTTTTAATTTATGAAGAACATTTTGGAAAGAGGGGAATGTAA
- the gatB gene encoding Asp-tRNA(Asn)/Glu-tRNA(Gln) amidotransferase subunit GatB, with the protein MRDYEAVIGLEVHVELKTNTKIFCNCSTEFGGEPNSHVCPVCLGLPGVLPVLNKKVVDYAIKAALALNCEVAEYCKFDRKNYYYPDLPKNYQISQYDLPLAKNGYLEIEVDGQVKRIGITRIHMEEDAGKLVHQGNLAVTPYSLVDYNRTGVPLIEIVSEPDIRTPEEARLYLEKLKAIIQYTGISDCRMEEGSLRCDANVSVRPKGQKEFGTKTEIKNMNSFKALQKALEYEISRQIEVLEEGGRIIQETRMWDEGRQVTLSMRSKEEAHDYRYFPEPDLAPVVIDREWLEEIRATLPELPDARKKRFVEQYGLTPYDAHVLTLTRELADYYEEAAKGYSNPKAVANWVINELLRLLNAAGKEITECPIKPGQITRMLELLDKGTISGKIAKTVFEEMFSSGKDPEVIVKEKGLVQITDLGELETVVAKVIASNPKAVEDYKNGKEKAIGFLVGQIMKETRGRANPDAVNQLLRDKLAKL; encoded by the coding sequence ATGCGGGACTACGAAGCGGTTATTGGTTTAGAAGTTCATGTGGAATTAAAAACCAATACGAAAATCTTTTGCAATTGTTCTACCGAGTTTGGCGGAGAGCCAAACTCCCATGTTTGTCCGGTATGTCTGGGACTTCCCGGGGTTTTACCGGTTCTAAATAAAAAAGTGGTGGATTACGCGATTAAAGCAGCGCTGGCGTTAAACTGCGAAGTGGCCGAATACTGCAAGTTTGACCGGAAAAATTACTACTACCCCGATTTACCCAAGAATTATCAGATATCCCAGTATGATTTGCCGTTAGCAAAAAACGGTTATCTGGAAATTGAAGTGGATGGGCAGGTTAAAAGAATTGGTATTACCAGGATTCACATGGAAGAAGATGCGGGAAAATTAGTCCATCAGGGAAACCTTGCGGTTACACCTTACTCTTTAGTCGACTACAATCGTACCGGGGTTCCGCTTATTGAAATAGTTTCGGAGCCGGATATTCGTACTCCGGAAGAAGCAAGACTTTATTTAGAAAAACTTAAAGCAATTATTCAATATACCGGAATTTCCGACTGCCGGATGGAAGAAGGAAGCTTAAGATGTGATGCGAACGTTTCGGTTCGGCCCAAAGGGCAAAAGGAGTTTGGGACAAAAACGGAAATAAAAAATATGAACTCGTTTAAGGCCCTGCAAAAAGCTTTGGAATACGAGATTTCCAGGCAAATTGAGGTTTTAGAAGAAGGCGGGCGAATCATCCAGGAAACCCGGATGTGGGATGAGGGAAGGCAGGTAACCCTTTCCATGCGCAGTAAAGAAGAAGCCCACGATTACCGTTACTTCCCCGAGCCGGACCTGGCGCCGGTAGTCATTGACCGGGAGTGGCTGGAAGAAATACGGGCAACATTGCCGGAGCTTCCGGATGCTCGTAAAAAACGGTTTGTGGAACAATATGGCTTAACTCCTTACGATGCTCATGTCCTCACCTTAACCCGGGAGCTGGCGGATTACTACGAAGAAGCGGCGAAGGGTTACAGTAATCCAAAAGCAGTAGCTAACTGGGTCATAAATGAGCTTTTACGCTTACTAAATGCCGCAGGAAAAGAAATTACCGAGTGTCCCATTAAACCGGGACAAATTACCAGGATGTTAGAACTTTTAGATAAAGGCACCATTTCCGGCAAGATTGCCAAGACTGTGTTTGAAGAGATGTTTTCATCCGGTAAAGACCCGGAGGTTATCGTTAAAGAAAAAGGACTTGTCCAGATTACCGATTTGGGTGAATTGGAAACGGTTGTTGCAAAGGTAATTGCTTCTAACCCTAAAGCCGTAGAAGATTACAAAAACGGAAAAGAAAAAGCAATTGGGTTTTTAGTAGGTCAAATCATGAAAGAAACCCGGGGGCGGGCCAACCCCGATGCCGTAAACCAGCTTTTGCGGGACAAATTAGCAAAACTTTAA
- the gatA gene encoding Asp-tRNA(Asn)/Glu-tRNA(Gln) amidotransferase subunit GatA: protein MELYYLSAKEITEKIKAKEISAVEVAKATFDRIEAVEPKIQAYVTVTRELGLKMAREVDEKITRGEDPGPLAGVPVAIKDNMSTAGIRTTCSSKILESYIPPYDATVVEKLKAAGAVFTGKTNLDEFAMGSSTENSRFFPTKNPWDLERVPGGSSGGSAASVAAGEAVVSLGSDTGGSIRQPAAFCGIVGLKPTYGAVSRYGLVAFASSLDQIGPFARTVEDAALLLNVITGHDPKDSTSANVDYPNYLSFLNQDIKGLKIGLPKEYFIDGIDAGVKKAIDEAIKLYESLGAVFEEVSLPHTKYSLPVYYLIAPAEASSNLARYDGVRYGYRDFEAEDVVEMFSRTRAEGFGAEVKRRIMLGTYALSAGYYDAYYLKALKVRTLIKEDFDRAFTKVDLLLTPTTPTPAFKFGEKTSDPVSMYLSDIFTMAVNLAGLPGISVPAGFDGHLPVSFQLIGKPFDEGTLLKVAHAFEQNTEFHKARPKL from the coding sequence TTGGAACTATATTACTTAAGTGCAAAAGAAATAACCGAGAAAATAAAGGCTAAAGAGATATCGGCAGTAGAGGTGGCAAAAGCTACTTTTGACCGCATAGAAGCGGTAGAACCAAAAATTCAGGCTTATGTGACGGTAACCCGGGAATTGGGATTAAAAATGGCCCGGGAAGTCGATGAAAAAATTACTCGAGGGGAAGACCCGGGACCGCTGGCGGGGGTACCGGTGGCCATCAAAGATAACATGTCTACTGCCGGGATTAGAACTACCTGTTCATCGAAAATCCTGGAAAGCTACATACCTCCGTATGACGCTACTGTGGTGGAAAAATTAAAAGCTGCCGGAGCGGTATTTACCGGTAAAACTAATTTAGACGAGTTTGCTATGGGTTCCTCTACCGAAAATTCCCGCTTTTTCCCGACGAAAAATCCCTGGGATTTAGAACGGGTGCCCGGGGGTTCTTCCGGAGGGTCGGCCGCCAGTGTTGCCGCCGGGGAAGCGGTAGTGTCTTTGGGCTCCGATACCGGGGGTTCCATTCGCCAGCCGGCAGCTTTTTGCGGAATAGTGGGCTTGAAACCTACATACGGGGCGGTAAGCCGGTATGGCCTGGTGGCTTTTGCCAGCTCCTTAGACCAAATCGGACCTTTTGCCCGGACGGTGGAAGATGCTGCTCTCTTATTAAACGTAATAACTGGACATGACCCTAAAGATTCTACTTCAGCTAACGTTGATTACCCCAACTATTTAAGCTTTTTAAACCAGGACATTAAGGGCCTAAAAATTGGGCTGCCGAAGGAATATTTTATTGACGGTATTGATGCTGGAGTGAAAAAGGCGATTGATGAGGCAATTAAACTTTATGAAAGCTTAGGGGCGGTATTTGAGGAAGTATCTTTACCGCATACCAAGTATTCTTTACCGGTTTATTATCTCATCGCTCCGGCGGAAGCTTCCTCCAATCTGGCCCGGTATGACGGAGTCCGTTACGGCTACCGGGATTTTGAAGCCGAAGATGTGGTGGAAATGTTCTCCCGGACCCGGGCGGAAGGCTTTGGGGCTGAGGTAAAAAGACGGATCATGCTTGGTACCTATGCTTTAAGTGCCGGTTATTACGATGCTTATTACTTAAAAGCGTTGAAGGTACGAACATTAATTAAAGAAGATTTTGACCGGGCTTTTACCAAAGTAGATCTCCTTTTAACCCCAACCACTCCAACCCCGGCGTTTAAGTTTGGTGAAAAAACGTCCGACCCGGTTTCGATGTATCTTTCGGACATCTTCACCATGGCCGTAAACTTAGCCGGTCTTCCCGGGATTTCGGTTCCGGCTGGTTTTGACGGTCATCTGCCGGTATCGTTCCAGTTAATTGGTAAGCCTTTTGATGAAGGTACATTACTAAAGGTTGCCCATGCCTTTGAGCAAAACACCGAATTTCATAAGGCTCGGCCCAAGCTTTAG
- the gatC gene encoding Asp-tRNA(Asn)/Glu-tRNA(Gln) amidotransferase subunit GatC, translated as MTISIKDVEHVAMLARLELSEEEKEMYTKQLNDILKYAEQLQELDTENVKPTAHVLPIKNVFRDDTVHQHMDPEKALLNAPEREENFFKVPKII; from the coding sequence ATGACAATTTCTATTAAGGATGTGGAACATGTGGCAATGCTTGCTCGTTTAGAGTTAAGCGAGGAAGAAAAAGAAATGTACACAAAACAGCTAAACGATATTTTAAAATATGCCGAGCAATTACAGGAGCTTGACACCGAAAACGTGAAACCTACCGCCCACGTGCTACCAATTAAAAACGTCTTTAGGGATGATACGGTTCATCAACATATGGATCCTGAAAAAGCCCTTTTAAATGCACCGGAACGGGAAGAAAACTTCTTTAAGGTGCCGAAAATTATTTAA
- the ligA gene encoding NAD-dependent DNA ligase LigA encodes MDKEAVRKRIEELRALLHYHNYRYYVLDQPEISDAEYDRMLRELISLEQQHPEFITPDSPSQRVGGEVAKEFREVAHLKPMYSLDNAFGPEDLKEFDRRVRSLLPGQEVEYEIELKIDGLAISLVYENGVLVRGATRGNGTTGEDITANVKTIKAIPLKLRNSVPLLEVRGEAYMPKESFARLNEQREERGEPLFANPRNAAAGSLRQLDPKITAERDLSAFMYAIGEVQGYEPKTQAELMDWLLELGFKVNPYREVFNNIEDVINYCQSWHEKRFSLPYVIDGLVIKVNSLAQQVALGFTAKSPRWAIAYKFPAEIAETRLKDIIVRVGRTGVLTPTAIFEPVSLAGTTVTRASLHNEDYIREKDIRIGDIIRVQKAGEIIPEVVEVVKEKRTGAEKEFVMPATCPVCQGKAVRLPGESAWRCTNASCPAQLKEGIVHFASRGAMNIEGLGPAVAELLLEAGLIQNYADLYYLSAEEVARLPRMGKKSAENLINAIEKSKQNSLERLIYGLGIRLVGEKAARDLAVHFKELDKLIAAAEEEIMVIPSVGPKMAASIKAFFVQKENLELIEKLKAAGVNTRYLSEVRDNRLEGLTFVLTGTLSSFTRKEAEELIQSLGGKVSSSVSKKTSYVVVGEDPGSKLAKAKELGIPILSEEEFRKMVMS; translated from the coding sequence ATGGATAAGGAAGCTGTCAGAAAGCGTATCGAAGAACTTAGGGCTCTTCTTCATTACCACAACTACCGGTATTATGTTTTGGACCAGCCGGAAATAAGCGATGCCGAATATGACCGGATGCTCCGGGAGTTAATTTCTTTGGAGCAGCAGCATCCCGAGTTTATCACTCCCGATTCTCCATCCCAGCGGGTAGGCGGGGAAGTGGCCAAAGAATTTCGGGAAGTGGCCCATTTAAAACCAATGTACAGTCTTGATAACGCTTTTGGACCGGAGGATTTAAAGGAATTTGACCGGAGGGTGCGTTCCCTTTTACCCGGACAGGAAGTAGAGTATGAGATAGAGTTAAAAATCGATGGCCTGGCCATATCTCTGGTGTACGAAAACGGAGTTTTGGTGCGAGGAGCAACCCGGGGTAACGGTACTACGGGGGAAGATATTACCGCTAACGTTAAAACCATTAAAGCTATACCCTTAAAATTACGGAACTCCGTACCCCTTTTAGAAGTTCGGGGAGAGGCGTACATGCCCAAGGAATCTTTTGCCCGTTTAAATGAGCAACGGGAAGAGCGGGGTGAGCCTTTATTTGCCAATCCCCGGAATGCAGCGGCCGGGTCCTTACGGCAGCTTGACCCCAAAATTACTGCCGAACGGGACCTAAGTGCTTTTATGTATGCTATTGGGGAAGTTCAGGGATATGAGCCCAAAACCCAGGCGGAATTAATGGATTGGCTTTTGGAACTTGGTTTTAAAGTAAATCCTTACCGGGAAGTATTCAATAATATTGAAGATGTGATAAATTATTGCCAGAGCTGGCACGAGAAGAGGTTTTCCCTGCCCTATGTTATTGATGGCTTGGTAATTAAAGTAAATAGTCTTGCCCAGCAGGTAGCTTTGGGGTTTACCGCAAAGTCTCCCCGGTGGGCGATTGCTTATAAGTTTCCAGCGGAAATTGCCGAGACCCGGTTAAAAGATATTATCGTCCGGGTTGGCCGGACCGGAGTTTTAACCCCAACGGCTATATTTGAACCGGTAAGCCTTGCCGGCACTACCGTGACGCGAGCATCGCTTCATAATGAGGATTACATCCGGGAAAAGGATATCCGGATTGGCGATATCATCAGGGTGCAAAAAGCCGGGGAAATTATACCGGAAGTAGTGGAAGTGGTAAAAGAAAAGCGGACCGGTGCGGAAAAAGAGTTTGTGATGCCTGCTACCTGTCCGGTCTGCCAGGGGAAAGCGGTAAGGCTTCCCGGCGAGTCGGCCTGGCGGTGTACCAATGCTTCGTGTCCTGCCCAGTTAAAAGAAGGTATCGTACATTTTGCGTCAAGAGGAGCTATGAATATAGAAGGTCTGGGACCGGCGGTGGCCGAGCTTTTACTGGAAGCTGGCTTAATTCAGAATTATGCTGACCTTTACTATTTATCTGCCGAAGAGGTTGCCAGGCTTCCGCGGATGGGGAAAAAATCGGCCGAAAACCTAATTAATGCTATAGAAAAAAGTAAGCAAAATAGTTTGGAACGGCTTATTTACGGCCTTGGAATCAGGCTTGTAGGGGAAAAAGCAGCGCGGGATTTGGCTGTTCATTTTAAGGAGCTTGACAAGTTAATTGCTGCCGCGGAAGAGGAGATTATGGTGATTCCTTCTGTGGGACCCAAAATGGCGGCTTCAATTAAGGCGTTTTTTGTCCAAAAGGAAAATTTAGAACTTATCGAAAAGTTAAAAGCAGCAGGAGTAAATACCAGGTACTTATCCGAGGTGCGAGATAACCGCTTAGAAGGGTTGACCTTTGTCTTAACCGGAACACTATCATCTTTTACCAGGAAAGAAGCCGAGGAATTAATTCAAAGTCTTGGCGGAAAAGTAAGTTCTTCCGTTTCGAAAAAAACCAGTTATGTAGTGGTTGGCGAAGATCCGGGTAGTAAATTGGCAAAGGCAAAAGAGCTGGGGATTCCAATTTTATCCGAAGAAGAATTTCGAAAAATGGTGATGAGTTAA
- the pcrA gene encoding DNA helicase PcrA, with protein MEKLLATLNPAQREAVTHAHGPLLVLAGAGTGKTRVLTFRIAHLLYRKMAYPHEILAITFTNKAAREMKERVEKLIGRSAREILISTFHSFALRILRNEIEKLGFSRDFTVYDDDDQIQVIKECIKELNIDDKRFAPKAIAYHISSAKDKLISPRQYRDDADDLFKEKVAIIYNMYQEKLSKNNALDFDDLLYYAVRLFENYPHVLEYYQRRFKYILVDEYQDTSHAQYRLVNLLAQKHRNLCVVGDPDQSIYSWRGADITNILNFERDYPEAKVVILKENYRSTQKILDAANAVIANNRLRKEKELFAAKEPGHPVYFYPAVDEKDEAAFVSLTIEDLVKSGEYTFKDIALLYRTHALSRNFEEAFIQRGIPYVIFGGNRFYDRKEIKDIIAYLRVVANPYDKVSLKRIINEPKRGIGEASFAKIEAYAEKTGLPIGLLLLRDEALALVSGKTKKALLEFGEMLHWFRELKDRISVTQLTEEILKRSGYQEALEAEDTMEARNRIENLKEFLTVTQAFERESEDKSLEAFLGTISLLTDADTEEGGDNRVRMMTLHAAKGLEFPVVFLVGLEEGIFPHSRAIFSIDPQELEEERRLCYVGITRAQNKLYLTRAKRRMVYGRTDFNEPSRFLEEIPEELIESLLETVSGVNEAAKTLSPGREKQNGAFSPGDRVSHKKFGVGTVLEVKPQDGDVILKVRFADGQVKELLGSFAPMVKV; from the coding sequence ATGGAGAAACTGTTAGCGACTTTAAACCCAGCTCAAAGAGAAGCGGTTACCCATGCCCATGGGCCACTGCTGGTTTTGGCCGGAGCGGGAACAGGGAAAACCAGAGTTTTAACCTTCCGTATTGCTCACTTGCTTTATCGGAAAATGGCCTACCCCCATGAAATTTTAGCCATAACTTTTACCAATAAAGCAGCCCGCGAGATGAAAGAACGGGTAGAAAAGTTAATAGGAAGAAGTGCCCGGGAAATTTTGATTTCTACTTTTCATTCCTTTGCTTTAAGGATATTACGGAATGAGATTGAAAAGCTTGGTTTTAGCCGCGATTTTACCGTTTACGACGATGACGACCAAATCCAGGTGATAAAGGAGTGCATAAAAGAGCTAAATATTGACGATAAGCGGTTTGCTCCCAAGGCTATTGCTTACCATATATCTTCCGCCAAGGACAAGCTTATTTCCCCCCGTCAGTATAGAGACGATGCCGATGACTTATTTAAAGAAAAAGTGGCGATAATTTATAATATGTACCAGGAAAAGCTTTCTAAAAATAATGCCCTTGACTTTGATGACTTACTTTATTATGCGGTAAGGCTTTTTGAAAATTATCCTCACGTTCTTGAATACTACCAGCGGCGGTTTAAATACATCTTAGTGGATGAGTACCAGGATACCAGCCACGCTCAGTACCGGCTGGTAAATCTTTTAGCCCAAAAACACCGCAATCTCTGTGTGGTGGGAGATCCCGACCAGAGCATTTATTCCTGGCGGGGGGCAGATATTACTAACATCTTAAATTTTGAACGGGATTACCCCGAGGCGAAAGTAGTAATCTTAAAAGAAAATTACCGCTCTACCCAGAAAATCCTCGATGCGGCTAATGCGGTTATTGCCAATAACCGGCTGCGCAAGGAAAAAGAACTATTTGCCGCTAAAGAACCGGGCCATCCCGTTTACTTTTATCCGGCGGTAGATGAAAAAGATGAAGCAGCCTTTGTGTCCTTAACTATCGAGGATTTGGTAAAAAGCGGGGAATATACTTTTAAAGACATTGCACTCTTGTACCGAACCCATGCGTTATCCCGGAACTTTGAAGAAGCCTTTATTCAGCGGGGTATACCTTATGTAATTTTTGGCGGAAATCGCTTTTATGATCGGAAAGAGATAAAGGACATTATTGCTTATTTAAGGGTAGTGGCTAATCCTTACGATAAAGTTTCTTTAAAAAGAATTATTAATGAGCCCAAAAGGGGTATTGGGGAAGCAAGCTTTGCCAAAATTGAAGCGTATGCGGAAAAAACGGGGCTTCCTATAGGGTTATTGTTACTAAGGGATGAGGCTTTGGCTTTAGTTTCCGGGAAAACCAAAAAGGCCCTTTTGGAATTTGGCGAAATGCTCCACTGGTTTCGGGAGTTAAAGGACAGGATAAGCGTGACGCAACTAACCGAAGAAATTTTAAAGCGTTCCGGTTATCAAGAAGCTTTAGAAGCAGAAGATACGATGGAAGCAAGGAATCGCATTGAAAACCTCAAGGAATTTTTGACGGTTACCCAGGCTTTTGAAAGAGAGAGCGAAGATAAGTCTTTAGAAGCGTTTTTAGGTACCATATCCCTGTTAACCGATGCGGATACCGAAGAGGGCGGCGATAACCGGGTAAGGATGATGACGTTACATGCCGCCAAGGGTCTGGAGTTTCCGGTGGTTTTTTTGGTGGGTTTAGAGGAAGGGATATTTCCTCACAGCCGGGCCATTTTCAGTATTGATCCGCAAGAATTGGAAGAAGAAAGAAGGCTTTGTTATGTGGGGATTACCCGGGCCCAAAATAAACTATATCTGACCCGGGCAAAAAGGCGGATGGTTTACGGCCGTACCGATTTTAACGAACCTTCGCGCTTTTTAGAGGAAATACCCGAAGAGTTAATTGAAAGTTTATTAGAAACGGTTTCCGGAGTTAATGAAGCTGCCAAAACTCTTTCTCCGGGGAGAGAAAAGCAAAATGGGGCTTTTTCTCCGGGAGATAGGGTAAGCCATAAAAAGTTTGGAGTGGGAACGGTGTTAGAAGTTAAGCCCCAAGACGGGGATGTAATTTTAAAGGTGCGGTTTGCCGATGGCCAGGTAAAAGAACTTCTGGGAAGTTTTGCTCCTATGGTAAAAGTCTAA
- a CDS encoding ArsR/SmtB family transcription factor, which produces MDFLLAELAEIFKALAHPTRLKVIYYLKDRERCVCEFIEEFSLEQSNISQHLAVLKRAGIVSSRRVGLNVHYRLTNPKFVELVDLLKDIVIEETKKESEYLLKGEDNNA; this is translated from the coding sequence ATGGACTTTTTGCTGGCGGAACTTGCCGAAATTTTTAAAGCTCTGGCCCATCCTACCCGCCTAAAGGTTATTTATTACCTAAAAGACCGCGAGCGCTGCGTCTGCGAATTTATCGAAGAATTTTCCTTAGAGCAGTCCAATATTTCCCAGCACTTAGCGGTTTTAAAGCGAGCGGGAATCGTTAGCTCCCGCCGGGTAGGATTAAATGTTCATTATCGCCTGACCAACCCCAAATTTGTCGAACTTGTGGATTTATTAAAAGACATTGTTATTGAAGAAACCAAAAAAGAAAGCGAATACCTCTTAAAGGGAGAGGATAATAATGCTTAA